From Phenylobacterium montanum, the proteins below share one genomic window:
- the manD gene encoding D-mannonate dehydratase ManD, giving the protein MARIKSARVILTCPGRNFTTLKIETEDGLTGLGDATVNGRELAVASYLTDHMIPALIGREAHQIEDIWQYFYRGAYWRRGPITMAAIAAVDTALWDIKAKAAGMPLYQLLGGASRTGVMVYGHANGGTLDETIAEARRYREMGYKAIRLQTGVPGLASTYGVSGDKLFYEPADAALPTENVWSTVKYLPTVPRLFEAAREALGWDVHLLHDVHHRLTPIEAARLGKDLEPYRPFWIEDPTPAENQESFRLIRQHTTTPLAVGEVFNTVWDCKDLIQNQLIDYIRTTVVHAGGISHMRRIAHLAELYGVRTGSHGATDLSPVCMGAALHFDLWVPNFGVQEYMRHTAETDAVFPHAYSFKDGDLHPGEAVGHGVEIDEALAAQFPYRPASLPVNRLEDGTMHNW; this is encoded by the coding sequence ATGGCCAGGATCAAGAGCGCGCGGGTCATCCTGACCTGCCCGGGGCGCAACTTCACCACGCTCAAGATCGAGACCGAGGACGGCCTGACGGGCCTGGGCGACGCCACGGTCAACGGCCGCGAACTGGCGGTGGCCAGCTACCTGACCGACCACATGATCCCGGCCCTGATCGGCCGCGAGGCGCACCAGATCGAGGATATCTGGCAATACTTCTACCGCGGCGCCTATTGGCGGCGGGGGCCGATCACCATGGCCGCCATCGCCGCGGTCGATACGGCGCTCTGGGACATCAAGGCCAAGGCGGCGGGTATGCCGCTCTACCAGCTTTTGGGCGGGGCCAGCCGCACCGGGGTGATGGTCTATGGCCACGCCAATGGCGGAACGCTCGACGAGACCATCGCCGAGGCCCGGCGCTATCGCGAGATGGGCTACAAGGCGATACGGCTGCAGACAGGCGTGCCGGGCCTGGCCTCCACCTACGGCGTCTCCGGCGACAAGCTGTTCTACGAGCCGGCCGACGCGGCCCTGCCGACCGAGAATGTCTGGTCGACGGTCAAGTACCTCCCGACAGTCCCCAGGCTGTTCGAGGCCGCGCGCGAAGCCCTGGGCTGGGACGTGCATCTGCTGCACGACGTGCACCATCGCCTCACCCCCATCGAGGCGGCGCGGCTGGGCAAGGACCTGGAACCCTATCGCCCGTTCTGGATCGAGGATCCGACCCCGGCCGAGAACCAGGAGAGCTTCAGGCTGATCCGCCAGCATACGACGACGCCCCTGGCGGTAGGCGAGGTGTTCAACACCGTCTGGGACTGCAAGGACCTGATCCAGAACCAGCTGATCGACTATATCCGCACGACGGTGGTCCACGCCGGCGGGATCAGCCATATGCGCCGTATCGCCCACCTGGCCGAGCTCTACGGCGTGCGCACCGGCAGCCACGGCGCCACCGACCTGTCGCCGGTCTGCATGGGCGCGGCCCTGCACTTCGACCTCTGGGTTCCCAATTTCGGGGTCCAGGAATACATGCGCCACACCGCCGAGACCGACGCGGTGTTCCCCCATGCCTACAGCTTCAAGGACGGCGATCTGCATCCCGGCGAAGCTGTGGGGCACGGCGTGGAGATCGACGAGGCCCTGGCCGCCCAATTCCCCTACCGCCCCGCCAGCCTGCCGGTGAACCGGCTGGAGGACGGGACGATGCACAATTGGTGA
- a CDS encoding glycoside hydrolase family 31 protein, whose amino-acid sequence MSSIAHPPIFALTDRAPGRLTLQSADGHIAHVFVLEHDILRVLALPEGRLDQPRTWAIAPGLDDVPAEGRDRFDLSGFSLPAFEVAESEGRLTLTTAKVRLTVRMTGLLCAWEIRRGGDWVLAARDRPTQAHNWGWWDEKVYHYLRREPGERYFGLGERSGKMDRSGRRLRLCNVDAMGYDARTSDPLYKHLPVYITARPEEQLAFGLLYDTLSDCTFDFGQERDNYHGLYRSFVADRGDLDYWFVAGPEVAQVVRHLTWLTGRPAFPPRWSLGYSGSTMAYTDAPDAQDQMARFLEKCAEHDILCESFHLSSGYTSIGHRRHVFHWNLDKFPDPEGFAKSYTDKGVRLVPNIKPCLLADNPRFAEAKAAGLLISEADGEPAWVQFWDGPGAYLDFTNPATAAWWRARVRESLLDKGLGSTWNDNNEFEIWSPKALAHGFGEARPARELKPLQTLLMMRASRDAQVEQSPDKRPYLVSRSGGLGMHRYVQTWSGDNHTSWETLRYNIKMGLGLALSGVSNIGHDVGGFSGPKPDAELFVRWVQFGIFMPRFSIHSWNDDQTANEPWMHPEVTETIAGLIKLRAWLTPYLYDLVWRYRQDFQPIVRPTFLDFPEDPNCWREGDDFLLGGSLLVAPVVEPGVSEREVYLPAGTSWYDLWTGKAFEGGQAVRRPADWARPIAFAAEGAVIPVNIAEQHFARPADERAVLVCPTLGEGAFSGCVFEDDGETAPVRDQSWSIDVACGERQIRVRLEVLAGSDPPKVILPQGERRPVQVEIIEKS is encoded by the coding sequence GTGAGCTCCATCGCCCATCCCCCCATCTTCGCGTTAACCGACAGGGCGCCCGGCCGGCTGACCCTGCAGAGCGCCGACGGTCACATCGCCCATGTCTTCGTCCTCGAACACGACATCCTGCGCGTGCTCGCCTTGCCGGAAGGCCGGCTGGATCAGCCGCGGACCTGGGCGATTGCGCCGGGGCTGGACGATGTGCCCGCCGAGGGGCGCGATCGGTTCGACCTGTCGGGGTTTTCACTTCCCGCGTTCGAGGTCGCTGAGTCCGAGGGGCGGCTCACTCTCACCACCGCAAAGGTCCGCCTGACCGTCCGCATGACCGGCCTGCTCTGCGCCTGGGAAATCCGCCGGGGCGGCGACTGGGTCCTGGCCGCGCGGGACCGGCCGACCCAGGCCCATAACTGGGGCTGGTGGGACGAGAAGGTCTATCACTACCTGCGCCGGGAGCCGGGCGAGCGCTATTTCGGCCTGGGCGAACGGTCGGGCAAGATGGACCGCTCGGGCCGGCGCCTACGGCTCTGCAACGTCGACGCCATGGGCTATGACGCCCGCACGTCCGACCCGCTCTACAAGCACCTACCGGTCTACATCACCGCCCGGCCGGAGGAGCAGCTGGCCTTCGGGCTGCTCTACGACACCCTGTCGGACTGCACCTTCGATTTCGGGCAGGAGCGGGACAACTATCATGGGCTCTATCGGAGCTTCGTCGCCGACCGCGGGGACCTCGACTACTGGTTCGTCGCCGGGCCGGAGGTGGCGCAGGTGGTCCGCCACCTGACCTGGCTGACCGGACGGCCAGCCTTTCCGCCGCGCTGGAGCCTGGGCTATTCCGGATCGACCATGGCCTATACCGATGCGCCGGACGCTCAAGACCAGATGGCGCGGTTCCTGGAGAAGTGCGCCGAGCACGACATCCTCTGCGAAAGCTTCCACCTCTCGTCCGGCTACACCTCGATCGGCCATCGCAGGCACGTGTTCCACTGGAACCTGGACAAATTCCCCGACCCGGAGGGCTTTGCGAAGTCCTATACAGACAAGGGCGTGCGGCTGGTCCCCAACATCAAGCCGTGCCTCTTGGCCGACAACCCGCGCTTTGCCGAGGCGAAAGCGGCGGGCCTGTTGATCTCCGAAGCCGACGGGGAGCCGGCCTGGGTGCAGTTCTGGGACGGGCCGGGGGCCTATCTCGACTTCACCAATCCGGCGACGGCGGCCTGGTGGCGGGCGCGGGTGCGCGAGAGCCTGCTGGACAAGGGCCTCGGCTCGACCTGGAACGACAACAACGAGTTCGAGATCTGGTCGCCCAAGGCCCTGGCCCATGGCTTTGGCGAAGCGCGGCCGGCGCGTGAACTGAAGCCGTTGCAGACTCTGCTGATGATGCGCGCCTCGCGCGATGCGCAGGTCGAGCAATCGCCGGACAAGCGCCCCTATCTGGTCTCGCGCTCGGGCGGCCTCGGCATGCACCGCTATGTGCAGACCTGGTCCGGGGACAATCACACCAGCTGGGAGACGCTGAGGTACAACATCAAGATGGGACTGGGCCTGGCCCTGTCCGGCGTCTCCAACATCGGCCATGACGTGGGCGGCTTTTCCGGGCCGAAGCCGGACGCCGAGCTGTTCGTGCGCTGGGTCCAGTTCGGCATCTTCATGCCGCGGTTCTCGATCCACTCGTGGAACGACGATCAGACCGCCAACGAGCCCTGGATGCACCCGGAGGTGACGGAGACCATCGCCGGGCTGATCAAGCTCAGGGCCTGGCTGACGCCCTACCTCTACGATCTCGTCTGGCGCTATCGCCAGGATTTCCAGCCGATCGTGCGGCCGACTTTCCTCGATTTTCCCGAGGATCCGAACTGCTGGCGCGAGGGCGACGACTTCCTGCTGGGCGGCTCGCTGCTGGTCGCGCCGGTGGTTGAGCCCGGCGTGAGCGAGCGCGAGGTCTATCTGCCCGCCGGGACCTCTTGGTACGACCTCTGGACCGGCAAGGCTTTCGAGGGCGGCCAGGCCGTGCGCCGGCCGGCGGACTGGGCGCGGCCGATCGCCTTCGCCGCCGAGGGCGCTGTCATTCCGGTCAATATCGCCGAGCAGCATTTCGCCCGGCCTGCGGACGAGCGCGCCGTGCTGGTCTGCCCGACCCTCGGCGAGGGCGCCTTCTCAGGCTGCGTGTTCGAGGACGATGGCGAGACCGCGCCCGTCCGCGACCAGAGCTGGTCGATCGACGTCGCCTGCGGCGAGCGCCAGATTCGCGTCCGGCTGGAGGTTCTCGCGGGCAGCGATCCGCCCAAGGTGATCCTGCCCCAGGGCGAGCGCCGGCCCGTCCAGGTCGAAATCATCGAGAAATCCTAG
- the hemF gene encoding oxygen-dependent coproporphyrinogen oxidase, with product MPIAPVTEQRRQAAKAWFESLRDRICAALEQLEDEADPALYEGQPGRFDYRPWSREGTAGGGLGGHLTGRLFEKAGVHTSSATGRFSSEMAKTMPGAEADPDYVSSSISLIIHPRSPRVPTVHMNTRFLSTGEYWFGGGADLTPLLDEQRRPDAPDAVAFHAAMRRACDDHDPGFYDRFKAWCDEYFFLPHRNEPRGIGGIFYDRHNTGDFDADFAFTRAVGEAFLDIYPNIVRGRMAEPWTEAEREEQLVRRGRYVEFNLLYDRGTMFGLKMGGNIETILSSMPPMVRWP from the coding sequence ATGCCCATCGCCCCCGTCACCGAACAGCGCCGCCAAGCGGCCAAGGCCTGGTTCGAATCCCTGCGCGACCGAATCTGCGCCGCCCTGGAGCAGTTGGAGGACGAGGCCGATCCTGCGCTCTACGAGGGCCAGCCGGGCCGGTTCGACTATCGCCCCTGGTCGCGCGAAGGAACCGCCGGCGGCGGCCTGGGCGGCCACCTGACCGGCCGGCTGTTCGAGAAGGCCGGCGTGCACACCTCCTCCGCCACCGGACGCTTTTCGTCCGAGATGGCCAAGACCATGCCCGGGGCCGAGGCCGACCCGGACTATGTCTCCTCCTCGATCAGCCTGATCATCCATCCCCGCTCGCCGCGCGTACCGACCGTGCACATGAACACGCGGTTCCTGTCGACGGGCGAATACTGGTTCGGCGGCGGCGCCGACCTGACCCCGCTGCTGGACGAGCAGCGCCGCCCGGACGCCCCTGACGCCGTCGCCTTCCATGCGGCGATGCGTCGCGCCTGCGACGACCACGATCCCGGCTTCTACGACCGATTCAAGGCCTGGTGCGACGAATACTTCTTCCTGCCCCACCGGAACGAGCCTCGCGGCATCGGCGGCATCTTCTACGACCGCCACAACACCGGCGATTTCGACGCCGACTTCGCCTTCACCCGCGCGGTCGGCGAGGCGTTCCTGGACATCTATCCGAACATCGTGCGGGGCCGCATGGCCGAACCCTGGACCGAGGCCGAGCGCGAGGAGCAGCTGGTCCGCCGCGGCCGTTATGTCGAGTTCAACCTGCTCTACGACCGCGGCACCATGTTCGGCCTGAAGATGGGCGGCAACATCGAGACCATCCTGAGCTCGATGCCGCCGATGGTGCGGTGGCCCTAG
- a CDS encoding CopG family ribbon-helix-helix protein, whose translation MASSTTMTIRVSTDVKEKLDRLAQDTRRSRSFLAGEAVSNYVDRELEIIEGIKRGLADVEAGRVVSHDEAMAEIEAVIKAAELRRKA comes from the coding sequence ATGGCCTCCAGCACCACGATGACCATCCGCGTCAGCACGGACGTCAAAGAGAAACTCGATCGGCTTGCCCAGGACACGCGCCGAAGCCGCTCTTTCCTGGCCGGTGAAGCCGTGTCGAACTATGTCGATCGCGAACTCGAGATCATCGAAGGCATCAAGCGGGGCCTCGCTGACGTGGAGGCCGGGCGGGTCGTCTCGCATGACGAGGCGATGGCCGAGATCGAAGCCGTCATCAAGGCGGCAGAGCTGCGCCGCAAGGCATGA
- a CDS encoding type II toxin-antitoxin system RelE/ParE family toxin yields the protein MKGKIDYIAAENPSAARRVAQRIGATAASLGQMSTGRPGRVSRTYEKVIRGLPYIIAYGIILEGEREAITILRVIHAAQDWPDEAWPKPGDVKG from the coding sequence GTGAAGGGCAAGATTGACTACATCGCCGCCGAAAACCCGAGCGCAGCGCGGCGCGTAGCTCAGCGAATCGGCGCGACCGCAGCGAGCCTCGGCCAGATGAGCACCGGCCGCCCGGGGCGAGTCAGCCGGACCTACGAAAAGGTGATCAGGGGTCTGCCATACATTATCGCCTACGGCATCATCCTTGAAGGCGAACGCGAGGCCATAACGATCCTGCGCGTGATCCACGCGGCGCAAGATTGGCCCGACGAAGCATGGCCGAAGCCGGGAGATGTGAAGGGCTGA
- a CDS encoding ParB-like protein: MMYRHDPVLDPVKVGDLRPTQMTVGYREVKEKRRRWRERAERDGPEFLGRHTIPVVKGPKEALYVVDHHHLARALHEEGVDVIAVNVIADLRALKRDEFWTLCDNRGWCHPYDDEGERRTFADIPKSIDRLADDPFRSLAGELRRAGGYAKEDTPFTEFMWADFLRRRVKRKLVQEDFGSALTKALALAKSPAAGHLPGWCGPASDL; the protein is encoded by the coding sequence ATGATGTACCGACACGACCCTGTGCTCGACCCGGTCAAGGTCGGCGACCTGCGTCCGACCCAGATGACGGTCGGCTATCGCGAGGTGAAGGAGAAGCGGCGGCGCTGGCGCGAGCGAGCGGAACGAGATGGACCGGAATTTCTCGGCCGCCATACCATCCCGGTGGTCAAGGGGCCGAAGGAAGCTCTCTATGTGGTCGATCACCACCACCTGGCGCGGGCGCTGCACGAGGAAGGGGTGGACGTGATCGCGGTCAATGTGATCGCCGACCTCAGGGCTCTGAAACGCGATGAGTTCTGGACCCTGTGCGATAACCGCGGCTGGTGCCACCCCTATGACGACGAGGGTGAGCGCCGCACCTTCGCCGATATTCCCAAGTCGATCGACAGGCTGGCCGACGATCCCTTCCGCAGCCTGGCCGGCGAACTGCGCCGCGCCGGCGGCTACGCCAAGGAGGACACCCCGTTCACCGAGTTCATGTGGGCCGATTTCCTGCGCCGGCGGGTCAAGCGCAAGCTGGTGCAGGAGGATTTCGGCTCGGCCCTTACCAAGGCCCTTGCCCTGGCCAAGTCGCCGGCTGCGGGACACCTGCCCGGCTGGTGCGGGCCGGCGAGCGACCTCTAG
- a CDS encoding MFS transporter encodes MASPASDLAAGAPSLVRQSAFLRLWAARFMGVLAGQIQGVTIAWLIYALARAHADVKHASFAVGMVGLAQFLPLSLLTLTAGEMADRRDRKAIVAACIAGQALTAAAFAAVSFARIGALWPIYALAAAFGCARAFLAPATTALAPMLVPRELLPKAIAWNSLSMQAASITGPAIGGLICAVSPTAAFVVAVALYGLSCLAALTIRGETRPVAQPGSRWALVKEGLTYIWTSRVVIGAISLDLFAVLLGGATALLPVFARDVLQVGAQGFGLLRAGPSIGAAAVALVLAARPIRRHAGAFMFAGVAVYGAATVVFALSKLFALSIAALVVLGGADMLSVYVRQTLVQIVTPDPMRGRVAAVSTLFISASNELGEFESGVAARLLGPIGAALFGGLGALAVTGLWSALFPTLRKADRLT; translated from the coding sequence ATGGCCTCCCCAGCTTCCGATCTCGCCGCGGGCGCGCCCAGCCTCGTGCGCCAGTCCGCCTTCCTGCGCCTGTGGGCGGCGCGGTTCATGGGGGTGCTTGCAGGGCAGATCCAGGGGGTGACCATCGCCTGGCTGATCTACGCCCTCGCCCGCGCCCATGCCGACGTCAAGCACGCCTCCTTCGCTGTCGGCATGGTGGGCCTGGCCCAGTTCCTGCCCCTGTCGCTTCTGACGCTCACCGCCGGCGAGATGGCCGACCGGCGGGACCGCAAGGCGATCGTCGCCGCCTGTATCGCCGGCCAGGCCCTGACCGCGGCGGCCTTCGCCGCCGTCTCCTTCGCCCGCATCGGCGCCCTGTGGCCGATCTACGCCCTGGCGGCGGCGTTCGGCTGCGCCCGCGCCTTCCTCGCCCCCGCCACCACGGCCCTGGCCCCCATGCTGGTCCCGCGCGAGCTCTTGCCCAAGGCGATCGCCTGGAACTCGCTGTCGATGCAGGCCGCCTCGATCACCGGCCCGGCGATCGGCGGGCTGATCTGCGCCGTCTCGCCCACCGCCGCCTTCGTGGTCGCGGTGGCGCTCTATGGGCTGAGCTGCCTCGCCGCCCTGACCATCCGCGGCGAAACCCGTCCCGTGGCCCAGCCCGGCTCGCGCTGGGCCCTGGTCAAGGAGGGCCTGACCTATATCTGGACCAGCCGGGTGGTGATCGGGGCCATCTCACTGGACCTTTTCGCCGTTCTATTGGGCGGCGCCACAGCCCTGCTACCCGTCTTCGCCCGCGATGTGCTGCAGGTGGGTGCGCAAGGCTTCGGCCTCCTGCGCGCCGGTCCTTCGATCGGCGCCGCGGCCGTGGCCCTGGTGCTGGCCGCGCGGCCGATCCGCCGCCATGCGGGCGCCTTCATGTTCGCGGGCGTTGCGGTCTATGGCGCAGCGACGGTGGTGTTCGCCCTCTCCAAGCTGTTCGCACTCTCGATCGCGGCCCTGGTGGTGCTGGGCGGGGCGGACATGCTCAGCGTCTATGTCCGCCAGACCCTGGTCCAGATCGTCACCCCCGACCCCATGCGCGGCCGGGTGGCGGCGGTCTCGACCCTGTTCATCAGCGCCTCGAATGAACTCGGCGAGTTCGAAAGCGGGGTCGCCGCGCGCCTCCTCGGCCCGATCGGCGCGGCCCTGTTCGGCGGCCTCGGCGCGCTGGCGGTCACCGGCCTGTGGTCGGCGCTGTTCCCGACCCTGCGCAAGGCCGATCGCCTGACCTAG
- a CDS encoding DUF1285 domain-containing protein, translated as MSTKSETGLDGVIAAARQAPERGLPPVHLWNPARSGEIDIVIRRDGRWFHEGAVIGREAMVRLFSTVLRKDPDGYWLVTPAEKLRITVEDAPFIAVRVDREGDALRFLTNVGDEVIAGPDHSIRVETDPYTGEPQPYLHVRRGLEARIARPVFYELVELAEERELREGLCLGVTSNGAWFPLGAAGSHLP; from the coding sequence ATGAGCACCAAGAGCGAGACAGGCCTGGACGGCGTGATCGCCGCGGCCCGGCAGGCGCCGGAGCGCGGCCTGCCGCCCGTGCACCTGTGGAATCCGGCGCGCTCCGGCGAAATCGACATCGTCATCCGCCGCGACGGCCGCTGGTTCCACGAGGGCGCGGTGATCGGGCGCGAGGCGATGGTGCGCCTGTTCTCCACCGTGCTGCGCAAGGATCCGGACGGCTACTGGCTGGTGACGCCGGCGGAAAAGCTGCGCATCACCGTCGAGGATGCGCCCTTCATCGCCGTGCGGGTGGACCGCGAGGGTGACGCCTTGCGCTTCCTGACCAATGTTGGCGATGAGGTTATCGCCGGCCCTGATCATTCGATCCGCGTCGAGACCGACCCCTATACCGGCGAGCCGCAGCCCTATCTGCACGTGCGGCGGGGCCTTGAGGCCCGGATCGCGCGGCCGGTGTTCTACGAGCTGGTGGAGCTGGCCGAGGAGCGCGAGCTGCGGGAAGGCCTGTGCCTGGGCGTGACCTCGAACGGGGCCTGGTTCCCGCTGGGCGCCGCCGGATCGCACCTGCCATGA
- a CDS encoding GNAT family N-acetyltransferase gives MTRFPEAPDFMTVQSRIADSAADTPVIAPETPADLAAVSALIEAAFGPGRYAKAAERLRETNHVLHDLSFTAKARGAVVGCVRQWPIRIGGQPAVFLGPIAVDPAWRHHGLGGILVEQACAAAKDAGHDLIFLVGDMPFFGPHGFEVVKPGSVIMPGPVDPRRELARALKPGALDGLAGPVTPGW, from the coding sequence ATGACCCGTTTCCCTGAGGCGCCAGACTTCATGACCGTTCAAAGCCGCATCGCCGATTCCGCCGCCGACACGCCGGTGATCGCCCCCGAGACCCCCGCCGACCTCGCCGCCGTCTCCGCCCTGATCGAGGCCGCGTTCGGCCCGGGCCGCTACGCCAAGGCGGCCGAGCGGTTGCGCGAGACCAACCATGTGCTGCACGACCTGTCCTTCACCGCCAAGGCGCGCGGGGCGGTTGTCGGCTGCGTGCGCCAGTGGCCGATCCGCATCGGTGGCCAGCCGGCGGTGTTCCTGGGGCCGATCGCGGTCGATCCGGCTTGGCGCCACCACGGCCTGGGCGGGATTCTGGTTGAGCAGGCCTGCGCGGCGGCCAAGGACGCCGGCCACGACCTTATCTTCCTGGTGGGCGATATGCCTTTCTTCGGTCCGCACGGCTTCGAGGTCGTCAAACCCGGGAGCGTGATCATGCCCGGACCGGTCGATCCGCGCCGCGAATTGGCCCGGGCGCTGAAGCCGGGGGCGCTGGATGGCCTGGCCGGGCCGGTCACGCCAGGCTGGTAG
- a CDS encoding cupin domain-containing protein gives MPFVDVGSLAPFEKGVGWRARLFHTGSVTISHWEFDAGASVHPHHHPQEEVWEIFEGVVEVTIGEETRVARPGVVAVVPPNSVHSVRALEAGRAVVIDQPLRLGFGPEPEFHAAG, from the coding sequence ATGCCATTCGTCGATGTCGGATCGCTGGCCCCGTTCGAGAAGGGCGTCGGCTGGCGGGCGCGGCTGTTCCACACCGGCTCGGTGACGATTTCGCATTGGGAGTTCGACGCCGGCGCCAGCGTCCACCCGCACCATCACCCGCAGGAAGAGGTGTGGGAGATTTTTGAAGGCGTGGTCGAGGTGACGATCGGCGAGGAGACGCGGGTCGCGCGACCCGGCGTGGTGGCGGTCGTCCCGCCGAACTCTGTTCATTCCGTGCGAGCCCTCGAAGCGGGGCGGGCCGTCGTGATCGACCAGCCGCTAAGGCTCGGCTTCGGCCCTGAGCCGGAATTTCACGCCGCCGGCTAG
- a CDS encoding CoA pyrophosphatase, protein MKPADLRAWVQGRLDPIEAYGAAVGKRASDFDLNPGQLNPAQDRPLSPAAVLVPLVEHEDGVTVLLTRRADTLRSHTGQVALPGGRCDPGEWPWDTALREAEEEVGLARDFVTLAGLSTPYQTGSGFDITPVVGFVRPGFALVPNPAEVAEIFEAPFAFLMNPDNHERRSMKASDGMLRHFYAMPYQEQLIWGATAGMLRALYERLFGAEAA, encoded by the coding sequence ATGAAGCCGGCGGACCTCAGGGCCTGGGTCCAGGGGCGGCTTGACCCTATCGAGGCCTACGGCGCCGCCGTCGGCAAGCGCGCCTCCGACTTCGATCTCAATCCCGGCCAGCTGAACCCGGCGCAAGACCGCCCCCTGTCGCCGGCGGCGGTGCTGGTGCCCCTGGTCGAGCACGAGGACGGGGTCACGGTGCTGCTGACTCGCCGAGCCGACACCCTGCGCAGCCATACCGGACAGGTCGCCTTGCCGGGCGGTCGCTGCGATCCCGGGGAATGGCCGTGGGACACGGCCTTGCGCGAGGCGGAGGAGGAGGTCGGCCTGGCGCGTGATTTCGTCACCTTGGCCGGGCTGTCGACGCCCTATCAGACCGGTTCCGGCTTCGACATCACCCCGGTGGTCGGCTTCGTGCGGCCGGGCTTCGCCCTGGTCCCCAATCCGGCCGAGGTGGCCGAGATCTTCGAGGCGCCCTTCGCCTTCCTGATGAATCCGGACAATCACGAGCGCCGTTCGATGAAGGCCTCGGACGGGATGTTGCGCCACTTCTACGCCATGCCCTACCAGGAGCAGCTGATCTGGGGCGCCACGGCGGGCATGCTGCGCGCCCTCTATGAGCGTCTGTTCGGGGCGGAGGCGGCGTGA
- a CDS encoding CCA tRNA nucleotidyltransferase — MAALEAAGGAGSARFVGGCVRNALLGKPVDDIDIATTLTPPEVISAVKGAGLKAVPTGIDHGTVTVVSGGKPFEVTTLRRDVETDGRRAVVAFTTDWVEDAQRRDFRLNALYADAAGVVFDPTGEGVADAAAGRIVFVGDAEQRILEDGLRILRFFRFCAWYGRGEPDADGLAACARLKDRLGQLSAERVSKELLKLLAADDPRPVVRVMAASGVLSAVLPQAQGLARFDSLVGIETEQLFQCDPLLRLAALLPDDSTVGLEVAEALRLSNAQRDRLVAALGREPRVVSWMSPREARRAVYRLGAQAFCDRTLLAWAASDRPAATIQWRALLPMAQTWPRPVFPLSGEEVMAAGVPKGPMIGLIMREVEDWWIDHDFTDDKLSMVEQLKAVAQGMAY; from the coding sequence ATGGCCGCCCTGGAGGCGGCCGGCGGCGCCGGCTCGGCGCGTTTCGTCGGCGGTTGCGTGCGCAACGCCCTGCTGGGCAAGCCGGTGGACGATATCGACATTGCGACCACACTGACGCCGCCCGAAGTCATCTCGGCGGTCAAGGGTGCGGGATTGAAGGCCGTGCCGACGGGGATCGACCACGGCACGGTGACGGTGGTCTCCGGCGGCAAGCCGTTCGAGGTCACCACCCTGCGCCGGGACGTGGAGACCGACGGCCGCCGCGCTGTGGTCGCCTTCACCACCGACTGGGTCGAGGACGCCCAGCGGCGGGATTTCCGCCTGAACGCCCTTTATGCCGACGCGGCGGGGGTGGTGTTCGACCCGACCGGCGAGGGGGTGGCCGACGCTGCGGCCGGACGGATCGTGTTCGTCGGCGACGCCGAGCAGCGCATCCTGGAGGACGGCCTTCGCATCCTGCGCTTCTTCCGCTTCTGCGCCTGGTACGGCCGCGGCGAGCCGGACGCGGATGGCTTGGCGGCCTGTGCGCGGCTCAAGGACCGCCTGGGGCAGCTTTCGGCCGAGCGGGTGTCCAAGGAGCTTCTGAAACTGCTGGCGGCCGACGATCCGCGCCCGGTGGTGCGCGTGATGGCGGCGAGCGGCGTCCTGAGCGCGGTCCTGCCGCAAGCGCAAGGACTGGCGCGGTTCGACAGCCTGGTGGGGATCGAGACCGAGCAGCTGTTCCAGTGCGATCCGCTGCTCCGCCTGGCCGCCTTGCTGCCGGACGACTCGACCGTAGGGCTTGAAGTCGCCGAGGCCCTGCGCCTCTCCAACGCCCAGCGCGACCGGCTGGTCGCCGCCCTGGGCCGCGAGCCGCGGGTGGTCTCCTGGATGAGCCCCCGCGAGGCCCGCCGGGCGGTCTATCGCCTGGGCGCCCAGGCCTTCTGCGACCGCACCCTGCTCGCCTGGGCCGCCTCTGACCGGCCGGCCGCGACCATCCAGTGGCGCGCCCTTTTGCCCATGGCCCAGACCTGGCCCCGACCGGTGTTTCCGCTATCCGGCGAGGAGGTCATGGCCGCCGGCGTGCCCAAGGGCCCCATGATCGGCCTGATCATGCGCGAAGTCGAAGACTGGTGGATCGACCACGACTTCACCGACGACAAGCTGTCGATGGTCGAGCAGCTCAAGGCGGTGGCTCAGGGGATGGCGTACTGA